In one Halichondria panicea chromosome 4, odHalPani1.1, whole genome shotgun sequence genomic region, the following are encoded:
- the LOC135334666 gene encoding SET domain-containing protein 9-like: MMRRWRSYRHRFVPWLALNWKTRSVKQTNRLSDLVKEEAGLAQLNTLLSSLAHTTPPLPVRDVQWLLKSPSTLIPLADKAAKEMLKVFGFRLELRDSNIPGGGRGVFLSEDSCTIPPGKLVALYPGTVYLPSEPVLLQSLGNPFLFRCADGWMIDGHSRGLSNWIYKSCAYRDVIGPHMSCDLTWLLHTPLNPLSIGQMVNNHSPSFRQNVEYVEVSLPQGFPLQLRQFLPNVFYSSWTADARMPLRLVALMSTKTIVPAQELFSSYLTVVTDQ; encoded by the exons ATCAGTCAAGCAGACAAACCGTCTCTCTGACCTGGTCAAGGAAGAAGCTGGTCTAGCACAGTTGAACACCCTCCTCTCCTCCctcgcacacaccacacctccACTTCCTGTGAGGGACGTCCAATGGCTGCTCAAGTCACCCTCGACATTAATACCCCTGGCAGATAAGGCAGCAAAAGAG ATGCTGAAAGTGTTTGGATTTCGACTGGAGCTGAGAGACAGTAACATCccagggggagggaggggcgTGTTCCTATCGGAGGACTCGTGTACGATACCCCCGGGAAAGCTTGTAGCTCTCTATCCTG GCACTGTATATCTTCCCTCCGAGCCTGTTCTCCTGCAGTCGCTAGGCAACCCGTTCTTGTTCCGGTGTGCAGATGGCTGGATGATTGATGGCCATTCTCGTGGATTGTCCAACTGGATCTACAA gtctTGCGCGTATCGTGATGTGATAGGTCCGCATATGTCATGTGACCTGACGTGGCTGCTGCACACTCCACTCAACCCTCTCTCCATTGGACAGATGGTGAACAACCATTCACCAA GTTTCCGTCAGAACGTGGAGTATGTGGAGGTAAGCTTGCCCCAGGGGTTTCCATTGCAGCTGAGACAGTTTCTGCCCAATGTCTTTTATAGCAGCTGGACTGCGGACGCTAG GATGCCGCTGCGACTTGTGGCATTGATGTCAACAAAAACTATTGTACCTGCTCAAGAACTGTTCTCATCCTATCTGACTGTTGTAACTGATCAATAG
- the LOC135334649 gene encoding uncharacterized protein LOC135334649 encodes MATLSRGNLSSIAVQLILLSLTAGLVTAAPTSAPSASDCAELNATQALTQMKNGIEVLRRVHEGKLFSVIRDEEDESRSIQSNTFSLDLLSKALNITCALRDAKANLWSLEAITGEQPDTDVRLLRYVADKLVRTSCEWTKNILSQLYPQSMLHLQCTCEEIDYICDEFNFLSQAKETILIMEAYKPTISGEISWIETNLPQPDSSMPLLQRFVQYVHNEPMGL; translated from the exons ATGGCCACACTCAGTCGAGGCAACCTCTCAAGTATTGCAGTACAGCTGATTCTCTTGTCTCTAACAGCAGGACTAGTGACAGCTGCTCCCACCTCGGCACCCTCAGCCTCTGACTGTGCAGAGCTCAATGCTACACAAGCTCTCACACAGATGAAAAATGGAATAGAGGTCTTACGTCGAGTTCAT GAAGGGAAGTTATTCTCAGTTATTCGAGATGAAGAGGATGAATCCAGATCAATCCAGAGCAATACTTTTTCTCTCGACCTTCTATCAAAAGCCCTCAATATCACTTGTGCCTTAAGAGATGCTAAAGCTAATCTCTGGTCTCTCGAAGCGATTACTGGGGAGCAACCTGATACAGATGTAAGGTTGCTACGATATGTTGCTGACAAACTGGTGCGCACTTCGTGTGAATGG ACGAAGAACATCCTATCTCAATTATACCCCCAATCAATGCTACACCTTCAATGCACCTGTGAGGAGATAGACTACATCTGTGATGAATTCAATTTCCTCAGCCAAGCCAAAGAGACCATTCTCATAATGGAGGCTTATAAACCCACAATCAGCGGAGAGATTAGCTGGATAGAGACCAACCTCCCTCAACCAGACTCCTCCATGCCTCTGCTTCAGAGATTTGTTCAGTATGTTCACAATGAGCCCATGGGGCTGTGA
- the LOC135334651 gene encoding arp2/3 complex-activating protein rickA-like yields MTSTRKSKKGFKKLENHELAEFTSLGNGTLGDSGSETDLLDLTAVEEGESRGRWNSCCCWCSALYFGFLTCLLVLLGLYCSYLTFNLWQMTDTTANTHIDLNSRLANIEGDMNRYKTEMNNKYSALQQELWSLRNTLNQTKNSLQSVHGSMGNSLKDARSEVKVLDERLKVLESKPQEMLIKQVDTINKDIGVMNASMRQLNKSLADIKAVKTQMAGLESITNSYDDQLRIIKESIGGVRQENKEMKDSVDAAVNTAAGFKTRIDSIDSAHTSSTSQMQQTTDLLTAQVTSVKSSVTALNESLSHEVDSLWANVTMMNTSLERFAHGLSGLQEKLVLLQNQTPDSSSAETMDHTPTAPPPTLTPSSESELPVSVKEETEPSSKPTTPPLTTAPLTTPPPTTPPPTTTPPDSTESTGATEDSVPIDSEVEDEGTPSSLIDKEVKLIEKEVEIERNINIVGVEINKTRNAIELLQSFSFKFNSLDLDDTKSIDADEFYKEIPTRRIFNMLDSNKDDQLTHNELLRSIDGLRLKLNELKKELKTLQGLEEIVEESEEDVAESTDTSDPVLQKKLMELYKYIMTNPQTE; encoded by the exons ATGACATCCACACGTAAATCAAAGAAGGGTTTTAAGAAGCTGGAGAACCATGAACTTGCAGAGTTTACTTCTCTGGGAAATGGTACCCTTGGAGACAGTGGAAGTGAGACCGATCTATTGGACCTGACTGCAGTTGAGGAGGGGGAGTCTCGTGGCCGGTGGAACAG ttgctGCTGCTGGTGTAGTGCTCTCTACTTTGGCTTCCTCACGTGTCTGCTTGTTCTCCTGGGTCTCTACTGCAGCTACTTGACCTTTAACCTCTGGCAGATGACGGACACAACCGCCAACACACATATTGATCTAAACTCGAGACTAGCCAACATAGAGGGAG ACATGAACCGCTACAAGACTGAGATGAATAACAAATACTCTGCACTGCAACAGGAGCTGTGGTCACTGAGGAATACTCTCAATCAAACAAAGAACTCGCTACAGTCGGTGCATGGAAGCATGGGGAATTCCCTTAAAGACgccaggtcagaggtcaaagtTTTGGACGAGAGGCTGAAGGTTTTGGAGAGCAAGCCACAAGAGATGCTCATCAAACAAGTGGATACCATCAATAAAGAT atAGGTGTTATGAACGCCAGCATGCGACAGCTCAACAAGTCCCTGGCAGACATCAAAGCAGTCAAGACTCAGATGGCAGGCTTGGAATCCATCACTAATTCCTATGACGACCAGCTCCGAATAATTAAGGAGAGCATAGGGGGCGTTCGCCAGGAGAACAAGGAGATGAAAGACTCTGTGGACGCTGCAGTCAATACTGCTGCTGGGTTCAAG ACCAGAATAGACTCTATTGACTCGGCCCACACCTCCTCCACCTCCCAGATGCAACAGACCACAGACCTACTTACAGCG CAAGTGACCAGTGTGAAGTCGAGTGTGACTGCTCTCAATGAGTCTCTAAGTCACGAAGTGGACAGCCTCTGGGCCAACGTTACCATG ATGAACACTTCATTGGAAAGATTTGCCCACGGTCTCTCTGGCCTGCAGGAAAAACTTGTGCTGCTTCAAAACCAAACTCCTG ACTCTTCTTCTGCTGAAACGATGGACCACACTCCTACTGCTCCTCCACCCACCCTAACaccctccagtgagagtgaaCTGCCAG TTTCTGTAAAGGAGGAAACAGAGCCGAGTAGCAAGCCTACTACCCCACCCCTTACTACCGCACCCCTTACTACCCCACCCCCTACTACCCCACCTCCTACTACCACACCCCCTGATTCCACTGAGTCCACGGGGGCGACAGAGGACAGTGTTCCTATTGATAGCGAAGTAGAGGACGAAGGGACCCCGTCATCATTGATAGATAAGGAGGTTAAACTGATAGAGAAAGAGGTAGAGATTGAGAGGAACATTAATATTGTGGGAGTGGAGATAAATAAAACAAGAAATGCAATCGAGTTGCTTCAAT CTTTTTCTTTCAAATTCAATTCCCTGGACCTGGACGATACCAAAAGTATCGATGCTGACGAGTTCTACAAAGAAATACCGACTCGGCGCATCTTCAATATGTTGGATTCCAATAAAGATGACCAGCTCACCCACAATGAGCTTCTTAGGAGCATTGACGGGCTCCGTTTGAAGTTAAACGAACTGAAGAAGGAACTAAAGACCTTGCAAGGGCTAGAGGAGATAGTGGAAGAATCAGAAGAAGATGTGGCCGAGAGTACCGACACATCAGATCCCGTCCTACAGAAAAAGTTAATGGAACTGTACAAGTACATAATGACAAATCCACAGACTGAGTGA